In Pelosinus sp. IPA-1, a single genomic region encodes these proteins:
- a CDS encoding acetate kinase: MKVLVVNCGSSSIKYQLFEMDNELVLAKGLVERIGLEGSILTHQPTGKEKKVINANITNHVIGISLVLEALTDANYGVISNMNEIDAIGHRGIHGGEKFSDSVLINENVIKAIEECNDMAPLHNPPSISGINACSELMPNVPQVIVFDTAFHQTMPKHAFMYGLPYEAYEKYGIRRYGFHGTSHKYVSQRVADLMGKDFKDLKIITCHLGNGSSVAAIKNGKCIDTSMGFTPLEGLLMGTRCGNIDPAIIPFLMKKENMTLDQIDNYINKKSGVLGVSGISSDFRDIEKAAESGNDRAQLALDMFTYEVVKFVGSYAAAMNGVDAIVFTAGVGENSIEMREHISSSLEYLGTKVDKEKNNIRGKEREFSVDGSKVKLFVIPTNEELVIARDTKTICTK, from the coding sequence ATGAAAGTTTTAGTAGTAAATTGCGGAAGCTCTTCTATCAAATATCAGCTATTTGAGATGGATAACGAGCTAGTATTGGCAAAGGGTTTGGTGGAACGTATTGGCCTAGAGGGGTCTATTTTGACTCATCAACCTACTGGAAAAGAAAAAAAGGTTATCAATGCTAACATTACAAATCACGTTATCGGTATTAGTTTAGTGTTAGAAGCATTAACTGATGCTAATTATGGTGTTATTTCCAACATGAATGAAATTGATGCGATTGGTCATCGTGGTATTCATGGCGGTGAAAAGTTCTCAGATTCCGTACTTATAAATGAAAATGTAATCAAAGCAATTGAAGAATGCAATGATATGGCACCACTTCATAATCCGCCTAGCATCTCTGGTATTAATGCATGCAGCGAGTTAATGCCAAATGTACCACAGGTAATCGTCTTTGATACTGCCTTCCACCAAACTATGCCAAAACATGCTTTTATGTATGGATTGCCTTATGAAGCTTATGAAAAATATGGTATTAGACGTTATGGCTTCCACGGGACTTCCCATAAATATGTATCTCAACGAGTTGCTGATTTAATGGGAAAAGACTTTAAGGATCTAAAAATTATCACTTGTCACTTAGGTAATGGTTCCAGCGTTGCCGCGATAAAGAATGGTAAATGTATTGATACCAGCATGGGATTCACACCACTAGAAGGATTACTTATGGGTACTCGTTGTGGTAATATTGACCCAGCCATTATTCCTTTTCTAATGAAAAAAGAAAATATGACTCTGGATCAAATTGATAACTACATTAACAAAAAATCCGGTGTTTTAGGAGTTTCTGGAATTTCCAGCGATTTTAGAGATATTGAAAAGGCTGCTGAAAGCGGCAATGACCGTGCTCAGTTAGCATTAGATATGTTTACATATGAAGTTGTTAAATTTGTTGGTAGTTATGCTGCTGCAATGAATGGTGTAGACGCTATTGTATTTACTGCTGGAGTCGGTGAAAATTCCATTGAAATGCGTGAACATATTTCTTCTAGTTTGGAATATTTAGGTACAAAAGTAGATAAAGAGAAAAATAATATCCGTGGGAAGGAAAGAGAATTTAGCGTAGATGGCTCCAAAGTTAAATTATTTGTCATCCCAACTAACGAAGAA